One stretch of Cryomorphaceae bacterium 1068 DNA includes these proteins:
- a CDS encoding serine hydrolase — MTTRFKFTIFCLLCTAIWAKAQSFENSLEAFCDSVHEANPSSVGIMVHVESPQRNISFSTASGVSSKDVRTDLNPDQPALLASNTKTFVSAAILRLVEMGRLSVDDPTGLLLSEKTRTLFEGGGYDLNAIKVKHLMSHTSGVRDYVDEEYINFVDQNQGYRWTRDEQLERSIAAGEPLGNPEYTFSYADANYLLLTEIIEGITEKPFYTAMRELLRYEDLGLNNTWMPSLEEKPKQTKTLVYQYNESLGWDSYEVDVSADLYGGGGIASTTSDLANFAYKLFHCEIVEDTTTFNLIYTKIPTQDTVPSHYGFGLTRYDVSGYTAYGHGGFWGTKVIYIPELDTSIAVFVLERDRRSLTSGIIDHIIGLLED; from the coding sequence ATGACTACCCGATTCAAATTTACTATATTCTGCTTGCTTTGTACTGCTATTTGGGCAAAAGCCCAGTCTTTCGAAAATAGCTTAGAGGCCTTTTGTGATTCCGTCCACGAGGCCAATCCCTCTTCGGTGGGAATAATGGTACATGTCGAATCCCCTCAACGGAATATTTCATTTAGCACGGCCAGCGGAGTTTCGTCAAAAGATGTCCGCACAGACTTGAATCCTGACCAGCCCGCCTTATTGGCCAGCAATACCAAAACCTTTGTCTCAGCAGCCATCTTGAGGTTGGTCGAGATGGGGCGCTTATCGGTAGATGATCCTACAGGCCTTTTGCTTTCTGAGAAAACGCGAACGCTTTTTGAGGGTGGGGGATACGACTTGAATGCCATCAAGGTGAAGCACTTAATGTCTCATACCAGTGGTGTGCGGGATTATGTCGATGAAGAATACATCAACTTTGTAGATCAAAACCAAGGCTATAGGTGGACCCGCGACGAGCAATTGGAAAGGAGCATCGCGGCCGGAGAGCCTCTTGGAAATCCTGAATATACCTTTAGCTATGCTGATGCGAACTATCTTTTGCTTACCGAAATCATCGAAGGAATAACCGAAAAGCCATTTTACACAGCCATGCGTGAGCTTCTGCGCTATGAAGATTTGGGATTGAATAATACATGGATGCCTTCGCTTGAAGAAAAACCCAAACAAACCAAGACCTTGGTGTACCAATATAACGAAAGCTTGGGTTGGGATTCTTACGAGGTAGATGTATCCGCTGATTTATACGGTGGTGGTGGAATAGCATCCACCACAAGCGACTTGGCCAACTTTGCGTACAAGCTTTTCCATTGCGAAATCGTGGAGGATACGACCACATTCAATTTGATATATACGAAGATCCCCACTCAGGACACCGTTCCAAGCCATTACGGTTTTGGATTGACTCGTTACGATGTTTCAGGATATACCGCTTATGGACATGGCGGTTTTTGGGGAACGAAGGTGATCTATATCCCAGAATTGGATACTTCCATTGCTGTATTCGTTCTTGAGCGTGACCGTCGCAGTTTGACATCGGGAATAATCGATCACATTATTGGATTGTTGGAAGACTAG
- a CDS encoding peroxiredoxin — MEDTREYEVVSMPRIGDAAPKFEAVTTQGDITFPDDYSGSWVILFSHPADFTPVCTSEFMTFATMEEKFNEANCKLVGLSIDGLYSHIAWLRTIKEKIEYKGMKDVEVNFPLIEDIKMDVAKKYGMIQPNEDSTKAVRAVFFIDPKGMIRAIIYYPLSLGRNFDELHRVVLALKAADEFGVATPADWRPGDDVIVSPAGSCGTAKDRMEDGELDCKDWFFCTKKLSKEDVMNKVLNKEAKRPKVSLN, encoded by the coding sequence ATGGAAGATACACGCGAATATGAAGTAGTCAGCATGCCCAGAATTGGCGATGCTGCTCCGAAATTTGAAGCTGTAACCACACAGGGAGATATCACTTTCCCCGATGATTACAGTGGTAGTTGGGTAATACTTTTTAGCCACCCTGCTGATTTTACCCCCGTGTGCACCTCAGAGTTTATGACCTTCGCTACGATGGAGGAAAAGTTTAATGAAGCCAATTGCAAACTGGTGGGACTTTCTATCGACGGACTCTACAGTCACATTGCATGGTTGAGGACCATCAAAGAGAAAATAGAGTACAAAGGGATGAAAGACGTGGAAGTGAACTTCCCGTTGATTGAGGACATCAAGATGGATGTAGCCAAGAAATACGGAATGATTCAACCCAATGAAGACTCTACAAAAGCGGTGAGAGCGGTTTTCTTTATCGATCCCAAGGGAATGATCAGAGCGATCATCTACTATCCTCTCAGTCTGGGAAGAAATTTTGACGAACTGCACAGGGTAGTTCTTGCCCTGAAGGCAGCAGATGAGTTTGGGGTAGCGACTCCGGCAGATTGGCGACCGGGCGATGATGTGATCGTAAGCCCCGCAGGATCTTGCGGTACTGCAAAGGATAGAATGGAAGACGGTGAGCTTGACTGCAAAGATTGGTTCTTCTGTACGAAAAAGCTGAGTAAAGAAGACGTGATGAACAAAGTTCTGAACAAAGAGGCGAAAAGACCCAAAGTGAGTTTGAATTAA